The following proteins are co-located in the Methanobacterium formicicum DSM 3637 genome:
- the radA gene encoding DNA repair and recombination protein RadA, which yields MVELEDLPNVGEKTAQKLRDAGFADMMRLATATAKELSVKAEIGEGVAEKVIEAARKAEQIDFETALDVMERRKDVGHIITGSTGLDELIGGGIETQAITEVFGEFGSGKSQISHEIAVTVQLPPEKGGLCGECVFIDTENTFRPERIKQIAEGFTLDVDEVLGKIHIARAFNSSHQILMADKVNELIQKGVNIRLVIVDSLTSHFRAEYVGRESLATRQQKLNQHLHTLQNIANTYNVAVFVTNQVQARPDAFFGSPTKAIGGHVLGHASTYRIWLKKGLAGKRIARLVDSPHLPEGEAVFKVVTEGIVD from the coding sequence ATGGTGGAACTGGAAGATTTACCCAACGTGGGAGAAAAAACCGCGCAGAAATTAAGAGATGCTGGTTTTGCAGATATGATGCGGCTGGCCACAGCAACTGCCAAAGAACTCAGTGTTAAAGCCGAAATTGGTGAGGGCGTTGCAGAAAAAGTCATTGAAGCTGCTCGTAAAGCAGAACAGATTGACTTTGAAACAGCCCTGGATGTAATGGAACGCAGAAAAGATGTGGGCCATATAATCACAGGAAGCACCGGTTTAGATGAGTTGATTGGTGGAGGAATAGAAACACAGGCAATAACCGAGGTTTTCGGAGAATTCGGATCAGGTAAAAGCCAAATATCCCATGAAATTGCAGTTACTGTGCAATTGCCCCCAGAAAAAGGAGGATTATGTGGAGAATGTGTTTTTATTGACACTGAAAATACTTTCAGGCCAGAAAGGATAAAACAAATAGCAGAAGGTTTCACTTTAGATGTAGATGAAGTTCTAGGCAAAATACACATTGCCCGGGCATTTAACTCCAGCCACCAAATACTCATGGCTGATAAGGTCAACGAACTCATACAAAAAGGTGTGAATATTCGTCTGGTAATTGTTGATTCCCTTACTTCTCATTTCCGTGCAGAATACGTGGGAAGAGAGTCCCTAGCCACCCGACAACAGAAACTGAACCAGCACCTGCACACCCTGCAGAACATAGCAAACACCTACAACGTGGCAGTCTTTGTAACCAACCAAGTGCAGGCCCGTCCAGATGCATTCTTCGGAAGCCCCACCAAGGCTATTGGAGGACACGTACTGGGACACGCCTCAACGTACAGGATATGGCTCAAAAAGGGACTTGCAGGCAAACGTATTGCCCGTTTAGTGGACAGCCCACACCTACCTGAAGGGGAAGCTGTGTTCAAGGTGGTTACCGAAGGAATTGTTGATTAA